In the Arenicella chitinivorans genome, CCCTATAATACGCGCACCTGCCTACGAGTAGATCCATGTGAAGCCGGGTTTTACGGGAGACATGCTTCTATTGGGCTAGTTCGGATTTGTTACATTTTGTAGCGGGTCTAGGCAGAAATTGATTGGAGATCGTAATGTTAATTTTAACTCGACGTATTAATGAAACGCTTAATATCGGCGATGATGTCCAAGTAACCGTACTTGGAATCAAAGGCAATCAGGTTCGCATTGGTATCAATGCGCCGCGTGATGTGCCTGTTCACCGAGAAGAGATTTACCAGCGAATCAAACGCGAAGAACGTATGGGTGGGGATGACCAGCCCGAAGCCGCAGAAGAATTCAGCAGCGACCATGATTTACGTGGTGCTGCCTACTTCAGCGACGAAGATTCATTTGGTAACAAGTAAAGTAGTAGAAATTTTTTCATGGTGTGGTATAAAGACCACCGCAATAATTCGGAGAAGTGGCCGAGTGGCTGAAGGCGCTCCCCTGCTAAGGGAGTATAGGGTTTATAGCTCTATCGAGGGTTCGAATCCCTCCTTCTCCGCCATTTTTTAAAAGTGGTAAAACAAGAAACTATTTTTAAAAAAATGCGTTGATTAATCAGAAAGTTTCGATTAATCTTCGCAACCTTGAAAAGACACGCGCATGTAGCTCAGCTGGATAGAGTACCTGGCTACGAACCAGGCGGTCGGAGGTTCGAATCCTTCCATGCGCGCCAAATTCAAAAGCCTCGAAGCGAAAGCTTCGGGGCTTTTTTATTGGGTCTGTATGAAAGTATGATGAGAACTCCAAGTTCGACAACATCGCCAGGAGCGATGTTGCACAGCCGCAGGCTGCTCATGGGACGAAGCGCATGGATGAGCTGAGTAATCCTTCCATGCTCGCCAAAAAATAAAGCCTCGAAGCCAATTCTGTAACCGCACAAGCGTATAGTGCGAAAAAAGGGCTTTTACGCGGCATTTTTACACCTTTAAATATACTGTATTAATAAACAGTTTATCTAGGCGGTTTCCTCAAAACAAGTCACTTTACACGCAAACTCGCGCTCACTTTGCCACTTTTGATATTAAACAATGATAGCAAAATCAGTGACTTACACTTACCGTTGA is a window encoding:
- the csrA gene encoding carbon storage regulator CsrA, coding for MLILTRRINETLNIGDDVQVTVLGIKGNQVRIGINAPRDVPVHREEIYQRIKREERMGGDDQPEAAEEFSSDHDLRGAAYFSDEDSFGNK